The Latilactobacillus sakei subsp. sakei DSM 20017 = JCM 1157 genome includes a window with the following:
- a CDS encoding UDP-N-acetylmuramoyl-tripeptide--D-alanyl-D-alanine ligase, with product MKMQLSEIARMTGAKNETEQWATVEVTSVAFDARELRPGALFVPLAGNRDGHDFINQARENGAVATLWASARDDQPTDFPVLLVKDPLAAYQQLAKRYLLKINPKVVAITGSNGKTTTKDMTAAVLGSQYNIHKTQANFNNEIGVPQTILSMEANTEILVIEMGMDRPGQLHALSEIAMPDVAAITMIGEAHIEFFKTRDKIADAKMEITDFLKEDGLLVYDGDEPLLNERVGDLERETFGSATTNTLYPIQVRAGETKTQFKLNAWPDVAFEIPMMGAYNVNNALAAILIGQHYHIKPEVMSKALANFEVTRNRTEWLVGTAGQRMLSDVYNSNPTAAIEVLRNFSHFETDGRRIAVLGDMLELGTASKKLHESLATVLDPAQIQEVYLFGTEIKPLFDKLATIYPAEQLHYFEKTQQPELITALAETIQPSDLVVLKASHGLHLEKVVAALTTEND from the coding sequence GCACGGATGACTGGTGCGAAAAATGAGACTGAACAATGGGCGACAGTAGAAGTGACAAGTGTTGCTTTTGATGCGCGTGAATTACGGCCAGGGGCGTTATTTGTCCCACTAGCCGGTAATCGGGATGGTCATGATTTTATCAATCAAGCACGAGAAAACGGTGCGGTAGCGACATTATGGGCCAGTGCACGTGATGATCAACCAACTGATTTTCCAGTATTACTTGTGAAAGATCCGCTAGCAGCGTATCAACAATTGGCTAAACGGTACTTACTAAAGATTAATCCTAAAGTTGTGGCGATTACTGGAAGTAACGGTAAAACAACCACTAAGGATATGACAGCCGCTGTATTGGGCAGTCAATATAATATTCATAAAACACAAGCAAACTTTAATAATGAAATTGGTGTTCCTCAGACGATTTTGTCAATGGAAGCCAATACTGAAATTCTCGTCATTGAAATGGGAATGGACCGCCCTGGACAATTGCACGCTTTAAGCGAAATCGCAATGCCAGATGTGGCCGCCATTACCATGATTGGTGAAGCACACATTGAATTTTTCAAAACACGGGATAAAATTGCCGATGCCAAGATGGAAATCACCGACTTTTTAAAAGAAGACGGCTTATTGGTGTATGACGGTGACGAACCACTCTTAAATGAACGCGTTGGCGATTTGGAACGTGAAACTTTTGGGAGTGCGACAACCAACACACTTTATCCAATTCAAGTCCGTGCTGGTGAAACGAAGACGCAATTTAAGTTGAATGCTTGGCCAGACGTCGCTTTTGAAATTCCAATGATGGGTGCGTACAACGTCAATAACGCCTTAGCCGCTATTTTAATTGGCCAACATTATCACATTAAACCAGAAGTGATGAGCAAGGCGTTAGCTAATTTTGAAGTAACGCGTAACCGAACAGAATGGTTGGTCGGGACCGCAGGGCAAAGAATGTTAAGTGATGTATATAACTCAAATCCAACAGCGGCTATCGAAGTGTTACGCAATTTTAGCCATTTTGAAACTGATGGGCGCCGAATCGCCGTCTTAGGGGACATGTTGGAACTCGGAACGGCTAGCAAGAAACTTCATGAGAGTTTGGCAACGGTCTTAGATCCTGCTCAAATCCAAGAAGTTTATCTATTTGGGACGGAAATTAAACCACTATTCGATAAGCTCGCAACAATTTATCCAGCAGAACAACTACACTACTTTGAAAAAACACAGCAACCTGAATTAATTACCGCTTTAGCAGAAACCATCCAACCATCCGATTTAGTCGTCTTAAAGGCTAGTCATGGCTTGCATTTAGAAAAAGTAGTGGCTGCTTTGACGACTGAGAACGATTAA